In Microvirga lotononidis, a single genomic region encodes these proteins:
- a CDS encoding TetR/AcrR family transcriptional regulator — translation MGERLTKLDWLKHGLRTLAGNGPGALKVGPMVAKLNVSRGSLYWHIPDIEDFRSELLQHWQETSTNQIIDALDARPNDPELLRDLLNEAFARQPRVDRAVRSWAAHDDDVARLVAAVDERRIARVSQLLVDAGVDTTRAAHRALFLYWAFLGQAAVADQRHRSLAKDALNDIAHLFGGPD, via the coding sequence ATGGGTGAGCGGCTGACGAAGCTGGACTGGTTGAAGCACGGCCTGCGGACGCTGGCAGGAAATGGGCCGGGCGCGTTGAAGGTTGGCCCAATGGTAGCCAAGCTCAATGTGTCGCGCGGCAGCTTGTATTGGCATATCCCGGACATCGAAGACTTCCGCTCCGAGCTTCTGCAGCACTGGCAGGAAACCTCAACGAACCAGATCATCGATGCGTTGGATGCTAGGCCGAACGACCCGGAGCTATTGCGGGACCTGCTGAACGAGGCCTTCGCCCGACAACCCAGGGTAGATCGTGCCGTCCGGTCCTGGGCCGCCCACGACGACGATGTTGCCCGTCTTGTTGCCGCCGTCGACGAGCGGCGGATCGCCCGGGTATCTCAATTGCTGGTCGATGCTGGCGTGGACACCACACGCGCGGCCCATCGGGCTTTGTTTCTCTACTGGGCTTTTCTGGGGCAGGCGGCCGTCGCGGACCAGCGCCACAGATCGTTGGCGAAGGATGCACTGAACGACATCGCACATCTGTTCGGGGGGCCCGACTAG
- a CDS encoding transglutaminase-like cysteine peptidase, which translates to MRASQLYSMNGSGILAMLHGGMFSVFAALSLCSLASPTFAQSGHEALHGFHEFCRRHPSECRPAGPSVRQVAATAQHMSELQQINLTVNRSVEEMSDREQWEKEDVWSLPTTGRGDCEDYALMKRKLLIERGWPSSVLLLTAALTPQGDPHLVLTAVTDKGDYVLDSRTDTLRTMSQTGYTYLSRQSRANPRAWVSVTTGEQTREPVADFQVRRLSSRASGISDH; encoded by the coding sequence ATGCGTGCGAGTCAGCTTTATTCGATGAATGGTTCAGGGATCTTGGCGATGTTGCATGGCGGCATGTTCTCGGTCTTTGCCGCTCTCTCATTGTGCTCGTTAGCAAGTCCAACGTTCGCCCAAAGCGGCCATGAAGCGCTCCATGGCTTTCATGAGTTCTGCCGCCGCCACCCGTCCGAATGCAGGCCGGCTGGTCCTTCGGTCAGGCAGGTTGCTGCGACAGCCCAGCACATGAGCGAACTTCAGCAGATTAATCTTACCGTCAACAGGTCGGTCGAAGAGATGTCTGACCGGGAGCAATGGGAAAAGGAAGATGTCTGGAGCTTGCCGACGACCGGCCGCGGGGACTGCGAGGATTATGCGCTGATGAAGCGCAAGCTGTTGATCGAGCGCGGCTGGCCGTCGTCGGTGCTCCTGCTGACGGCGGCGCTCACGCCACAGGGTGACCCGCATCTGGTCCTGACTGCGGTCACGGACAAGGGGGACTATGTTCTCGACAGCCGGACGGACACTCTGCGAACTATGTCGCAGACGGGCTACACGTATCTGTCGCGCCAGTCGCGAGCCAACCCGCGCGCCTGGGTTTCTGTGACCACAGGCGAGCAGACCAGGGAGCCGGTGGCGGATTTCCAGGTCCGTAGGCTCTCGTCGCGCGCTTCGGGCATCTCAGATCACTGA
- a CDS encoding DUF5666 domain-containing protein — protein MKDHAASLARAHAHWLVALTLLVASLSLAWGQNGQDRGIGGTGVVADDQDGDRGIGGTGMMGRIRGFGSIIVNGQHVNYAPDVSVRIDGQPRTAADLKIGQVVRVVAENRNGVLATRQIDVTSEVVGPIQTRSRTILTVLGQTVSMQALGASGPWQRGDRVAVFGLRRPDGTIVASLIERRDGGPDRVAGQVIRSRNGSLGIGTLRLTGVDPALVGTRAVLEGSYANETLQVTTTARERDLLGANVRRLSIEAYVERTRNGLRLGSGLEVAGRPSANLPVGSYAPAVVTVVTDQRGRLGIEGVSLEGKPTSRGAPQGVDSGSSRNTPADARGRGATPRDSNRGFGPSRQDTSPGAARGRDGQGGSSGNRSGDGGNNGKGNSGGGNQGAGRGGDHGGGSGAGGGGNGGGNGGGHGGGGKR, from the coding sequence GTGAAGGATCACGCCGCTTCGCTCGCACGAGCCCATGCCCACTGGCTCGTAGCACTGACTCTGCTTGTCGCCTCGCTGAGTCTTGCGTGGGGTCAGAACGGTCAGGACCGCGGCATCGGCGGCACTGGGGTCGTGGCCGACGATCAGGACGGCGACCGGGGCATCGGCGGCACGGGCATGATGGGCCGCATCCGCGGCTTCGGCAGCATCATCGTCAACGGCCAGCATGTGAACTATGCGCCGGACGTGTCAGTGCGGATCGACGGGCAGCCGCGCACAGCAGCCGACCTCAAGATCGGTCAGGTGGTGCGGGTGGTCGCCGAAAACCGCAACGGCGTGCTGGCGACCCGGCAGATTGATGTGACCAGCGAGGTTGTCGGCCCGATTCAGACGAGAAGCAGGACGATTCTGACAGTGCTCGGTCAGACCGTCTCCATGCAGGCGCTGGGCGCCTCAGGCCCGTGGCAGCGCGGCGACCGCGTGGCGGTGTTTGGGTTGCGGCGGCCGGACGGCACGATCGTCGCGAGCTTGATCGAGCGGCGGGATGGCGGACCCGACAGGGTTGCCGGCCAGGTGATCAGATCGCGTAACGGCAGCCTTGGGATCGGGACATTGAGGCTCACTGGCGTGGATCCTGCGCTCGTCGGCACGCGGGCGGTGCTCGAAGGATCTTATGCCAATGAGACGCTCCAGGTGACTACAACCGCCCGGGAGCGGGATCTCCTGGGGGCGAATGTCCGGCGGCTCTCCATCGAGGCCTATGTCGAGCGGACGCGAAACGGGTTGCGCCTCGGGTCGGGGCTCGAGGTGGCAGGCCGCCCTTCAGCGAACCTGCCGGTCGGGTCCTATGCCCCGGCGGTGGTGACTGTCGTGACCGATCAGAGAGGACGTCTCGGCATCGAGGGTGTGTCCCTCGAAGGAAAACCAACGTCGCGCGGAGCACCGCAAGGGGTGGATAGCGGCAGTTCACGCAACACGCCGGCGGATGCCCGGGGACGCGGGGCCACCCCTCGTGACTCGAACCGAGGCTTCGGGCCTTCCCGCCAAGACACCTCGCCGGGCGCCGCTCGCGGCCGCGACGGCCAAGGCGGATCATCTGGCAATCGTTCAGGCGACGGCGGCAACAACGGCAAGGGCAATAGCGGCGGCGGCAACCAGGGCGCAGGCCGAGGCGGCGATCACGGTGGCGGCTCCGGTGCAGGCGGGGGCGGCAATGGCGGAGGAAATGGTGGGGGCCACGGAGGCGGGGGCAAACGCTGA
- a CDS encoding DUF6502 family protein: MPGDAPRSPDPAKLHAPLARLLRPLVRLLIRSGITFPMLSELLRELYVNVAEYDFVLPGKEQTDSRVSLLTGIHRKEVRRLRGAGAPVNAVPATVSQTSRILACWLADPDFTGPDGRPLPLPRMAEPSQPSFERLVASVTRDVRPRAVLDEWLDRKLVMLDDEDRAVLAEAAYVPRGGEDQQLYYLGRNLHDHIAAAVANVEAQSPPFLERAVHYDGLTKELAEQLQRRSRDVAMEALHTLNREAHAASDKAPPGQWRWNFGVYVYSEEVVPPSTPATSTDTNDKDSRT; the protein is encoded by the coding sequence ATGCCCGGCGATGCCCCCCGCTCACCCGATCCAGCCAAGCTGCATGCGCCTCTGGCGCGCCTGCTTCGCCCGCTCGTGCGGCTCCTGATCCGGAGCGGGATCACGTTCCCCATGCTGTCGGAGCTGCTGCGCGAGCTTTACGTGAACGTCGCCGAGTACGACTTCGTCCTCCCGGGCAAGGAGCAGACGGACAGCCGCGTCAGCCTGCTGACGGGCATCCACCGTAAGGAGGTGCGCCGGCTGCGGGGCGCGGGAGCCCCGGTCAACGCGGTGCCGGCAACGGTCTCGCAGACGAGCCGTATCCTGGCCTGCTGGCTTGCCGACCCGGACTTCACCGGCCCCGACGGGCGTCCCCTGCCTCTCCCCCGCATGGCTGAACCATCGCAGCCGTCCTTCGAGCGCCTCGTCGCCTCGGTCACGCGCGACGTGCGGCCGCGCGCCGTGCTGGACGAGTGGCTCGACCGCAAGCTGGTGATGCTGGACGACGAGGATCGCGCCGTGCTGGCCGAGGCGGCCTACGTGCCGCGAGGCGGAGAGGACCAGCAGCTCTACTATCTCGGACGCAACCTGCACGACCACATCGCGGCTGCAGTCGCGAATGTGGAGGCCCAATCTCCTCCCTTTCTCGAACGCGCCGTCCACTACGATGGCCTGACGAAGGAACTGGCCGAGCAGCTGCAGCGGCGCTCCCGCGACGTGGCCATGGAGGCTCTCCACACGCTGAACCGTGAAGCCCACGCCGCCAGCGACAAGGCTCCCCCGGGGCAATGGCGCTGGAATTTCGGCGTTTACGTCTATTCCGAAGAGGTCGTGCCTCCATCTACGCCAGCGACATCCACCGATACCAACGACAAGGACTCCAGGACGTGA
- a CDS encoding response regulator → MQTARGPRVLIVEDETLVSMLIEDMVGDCGGYVVGPAATFEQAIAIALDEDLDLAILDVNVAGLVVYPVADILRHRGIPFMFVTGYDSSIVPARYQHERVLMKPFSYETFSDAFDPIVAERRAALAI, encoded by the coding sequence ATGCAGACCGCCCGCGGCCCTCGCGTTCTCATCGTTGAAGACGAGACCCTGGTGTCGATGCTGATCGAGGACATGGTGGGTGATTGCGGAGGATACGTCGTCGGCCCTGCCGCCACTTTCGAACAGGCTATTGCGATTGCACTAGATGAGGATCTCGACCTCGCCATCCTAGACGTCAATGTTGCCGGTCTCGTGGTTTATCCTGTGGCCGATATCCTGCGTCACCGCGGCATCCCGTTCATGTTCGTGACAGGCTACGATTCCAGCATCGTGCCCGCGCGCTATCAGCATGAGCGTGTGCTGATGAAACCCTTCTCGTACGAGACGTTCAGCGATGCGTTCGACCCCATCGTCGCCGAGCGGCGTGCGGCTTTAGCAATCTGA
- a CDS encoding AI-2E family transporter — translation MAREQQTVAPSQANVQVEARRTREAQEAVASGEAVPKGIRSVGLLVLSVLAVVYTLYFGKEIILPIALAVVLKLLLQPAMRLLHERLHVPQALSALLLILVVFGAIASVGFAVSLPASGWIQRAPESLPLLKEKLAVLRQPLDFLQQGLNELENVTSAASQDGGAQTVTVKQASGLGGSLASGTATMLSRFFTTMIMLFFLLASGDRLLRGFVEVLPRFSDKRQAVEIATEIQENITGYLLTITMMNAVVGVATGLAMWACGLGTPLLWGATAFLLNYIPILGPMAGLVIFFIAGVLSFGWPWYALIPAGIYLLIHVAEGETITPMLLAKRFTLNPVLVIISLFFWHTLWGIPGALLAVPLLAMMKIVADRVEPLKPVGHIIGA, via the coding sequence GTGGCACGGGAACAACAGACCGTCGCTCCGTCGCAAGCCAATGTGCAGGTCGAGGCACGAAGAACCCGCGAAGCGCAGGAGGCTGTGGCCAGCGGCGAAGCCGTGCCCAAGGGCATCCGCTCGGTCGGCCTCCTCGTGCTAAGCGTATTGGCCGTGGTATATACACTGTACTTCGGCAAAGAGATCATCCTGCCAATCGCGCTGGCCGTTGTGCTGAAGCTTCTGCTTCAGCCTGCGATGCGTCTGCTGCACGAGCGGCTGCACGTGCCCCAGGCGCTGTCAGCCCTGCTCCTGATCCTCGTTGTGTTCGGTGCCATTGCATCCGTTGGCTTTGCGGTCTCGCTGCCAGCTTCCGGCTGGATCCAGCGCGCTCCCGAGAGCCTGCCGCTTCTCAAGGAGAAACTGGCGGTGCTGCGCCAGCCGCTCGACTTCCTCCAACAAGGCTTGAATGAACTGGAGAACGTCACCAGTGCGGCCAGTCAGGATGGAGGCGCTCAGACCGTCACGGTCAAGCAGGCTTCAGGTCTCGGGGGATCGTTGGCCAGCGGTACGGCGACGATGCTGTCCCGCTTTTTCACCACCATGATCATGCTCTTCTTTCTGCTAGCCTCAGGGGATCGCCTGTTACGTGGCTTTGTCGAGGTCTTGCCACGTTTTTCCGATAAGCGGCAGGCAGTCGAGATCGCGACCGAAATCCAGGAGAACATCACGGGCTATCTTCTGACGATCACGATGATGAATGCCGTTGTCGGAGTGGCCACAGGGCTAGCCATGTGGGCCTGTGGGCTCGGCACGCCACTTCTGTGGGGCGCTACCGCGTTCCTGCTGAATTATATCCCGATCCTCGGTCCGATGGCCGGCCTCGTAATTTTCTTCATCGCGGGTGTTCTGAGTTTCGGCTGGCCTTGGTACGCACTGATCCCCGCCGGAATCTATCTTCTCATCCACGTCGCAGAAGGCGAAACGATCACGCCCATGCTGCTGGCCAAGCGGTTCACGCTCAATCCGGTGCTAGTGATTATCTCACTATTCTTCTGGCACACGCTCTGGGGCATCCCCGGCGCACTGCTGGCAGTGCCGCTACTGGCTATGATGAAGATTGTGGCGGACCGTGTCGAGCCGTTGAAGCCTGTCGGGCACATCATTGGCGCTTGA
- a CDS encoding YsnF/AvaK domain-containing protein, translated as MANPVPDPNAPLDDQEQVPVLDDALRSDPQTVAEEAIPVVAERAIIDKRQVVTGHVRVQTVTDTVEELAHASVQRDDVEVTRVPIDRVVETAPEIRTEGDVTIVPILEEVLIVTKQLVLKEELHIRRRIETESVEVPVTLRKQRAIIEREAQAGATVADEAEPENDNPPPR; from the coding sequence ATGGCCAACCCCGTCCCAGACCCGAACGCGCCCTTGGATGACCAGGAGCAGGTACCTGTCCTTGATGACGCGCTGAGGAGCGATCCTCAAACCGTGGCGGAGGAGGCCATCCCTGTCGTCGCGGAGAGAGCCATTATCGACAAGCGGCAGGTTGTGACCGGGCATGTGCGAGTGCAAACGGTCACCGATACTGTCGAGGAGTTGGCTCACGCATCCGTGCAACGGGACGACGTTGAGGTCACCCGCGTGCCTATCGATCGGGTGGTCGAGACGGCGCCGGAAATCCGAACTGAGGGCGACGTCACGATCGTGCCGATACTTGAGGAGGTCCTCATCGTCACGAAGCAGCTCGTCCTAAAGGAGGAACTGCACATCAGGCGCCGCATCGAAACCGAATCCGTCGAGGTGCCGGTCACCCTGCGCAAGCAACGGGCGATCATCGAGCGCGAGGCCCAGGCTGGTGCCACTGTCGCCGATGAGGCAGAGCCTGAAAACGACAATCCGCCTCCGCGTTGA
- a CDS encoding PepSY domain-containing protein has translation MRRLGIATLAVLSTLTTAAMAQTSTTQPTNNSGSSNPAVTHKPADSPQTTGAVEPGANSFTEAQARSRLEAQGFSNVTELRKDDQGIWRGKAQRDGKSVSVAIDYKGTVQTQ, from the coding sequence TTGAGACGCCTCGGCATTGCAACTCTGGCCGTCCTGTCGACCCTGACCACGGCGGCGATGGCCCAAACCTCAACGACCCAGCCGACGAACAACAGTGGCTCGTCAAATCCTGCCGTCACCCACAAGCCCGCCGACAGTCCGCAGACCACCGGCGCGGTCGAGCCGGGCGCCAACAGCTTCACCGAGGCGCAGGCGCGCTCCCGCCTGGAGGCACAGGGCTTCAGCAACGTCACTGAACTGCGCAAGGATGATCAGGGCATCTGGCGCGGCAAGGCCCAGCGCGACGGCAAGTCCGTCAGCGTGGCCATCGACTACAAGGGCACCGTCCAGACCCAGTAA
- a CDS encoding YsnF/AvaK domain-containing protein has protein sequence MTNKTLTSFFDSYEDASEAVRRLEAAGVPRSNISLIANNEGDRYSSHASRTFDGTNHHDDDVSDGAGTGAAVGTLAGGGAGLLAGLGMLAIPGLGPVVAAGWLVSTLVGAGAGAAIGGLTGALVDAGVDENDAHAYAEGVRRGGALVTVRASDAEVDRIVDILDDEGTVDFDERETTWRSEGWAGANAATAGTTSPSATTGLTDRASSPSRGTDEVIPVAEEELHVGKREVNRGRVRLHSRVIEQPVQEQVTLREERVDVERRPVSGATQAGAIAGDPFQERTIEVEERGEEAVVSKEARVVEEVVVRKEADQRTETVSDTVRKTEVDVEDERGNTVSRTGTMGNPSGRTR, from the coding sequence ATGACTAACAAGACCCTCACATCGTTCTTTGACAGCTACGAGGATGCTTCGGAGGCCGTCCGCCGCCTGGAGGCCGCCGGCGTTCCCCGCAGCAACATCAGCCTGATCGCCAACAACGAGGGTGACCGCTACTCGTCGCATGCCAGCCGCACCTTCGACGGCACGAACCATCATGATGACGATGTGAGCGACGGCGCCGGCACGGGCGCTGCGGTCGGCACGCTCGCCGGCGGCGGCGCCGGCCTGCTTGCCGGTCTCGGCATGCTCGCCATCCCGGGGCTCGGTCCTGTGGTGGCGGCGGGATGGCTGGTGTCCACGCTGGTTGGTGCCGGAGCCGGCGCGGCCATCGGCGGACTGACGGGTGCGCTCGTTGACGCCGGCGTGGACGAGAATGACGCCCATGCCTATGCCGAAGGCGTCCGCCGTGGTGGTGCCCTGGTGACGGTGCGTGCCTCCGACGCCGAGGTCGACCGGATTGTCGACATCCTCGACGATGAAGGTACGGTCGACTTCGACGAGCGCGAGACCACCTGGCGCTCCGAGGGCTGGGCGGGAGCCAACGCCGCAACGGCGGGCACAACCTCCCCTTCGGCCACCACTGGGCTGACGGACCGTGCCTCATCCCCCTCTCGTGGTACGGACGAGGTGATCCCGGTCGCCGAGGAGGAACTGCATGTTGGCAAGCGCGAGGTCAACCGCGGGCGCGTGCGCCTGCACTCGCGCGTGATCGAGCAGCCCGTCCAGGAGCAGGTCACCCTGCGCGAGGAGCGCGTCGACGTGGAGCGCCGTCCGGTCTCGGGGGCAACACAGGCTGGTGCCATCGCCGGCGATCCCTTCCAGGAACGCACCATCGAGGTGGAGGAGCGCGGCGAGGAGGCAGTGGTCTCCAAGGAAGCCCGCGTGGTCGAGGAAGTGGTTGTGCGCAAGGAAGCCGACCAGCGCACCGAGACTGTTTCGGACACGGTGCGCAAGACCGAGGTCGACGTCGAGGACGAGCGGGGTAACACCGTCTCGCGGACGGGCACCATGGGCAACCCAAGCGGCCGCACCCGCTGA
- a CDS encoding YidB family protein, whose product MGLLDSILGNMMGAGGASMQGRGGATSPIVKALMMLLAAKAFQHYRSGSQGGSMGGGLGDILGGLGGLLGGLLGGANAGGGALGGLFDQFRQNGYGDHVDSWVSPGQNRRIAPDELSQALGPGTLDELEQQTGLPRQQLLSELSQELPDAVDQFTPDGRLPTEQEVSGRWV is encoded by the coding sequence ATGGGATTGCTGGACTCGATCCTCGGTAACATGATGGGTGCCGGAGGCGCCTCAATGCAGGGCCGCGGCGGAGCGACGTCGCCGATCGTGAAGGCGCTGATGATGCTTCTGGCCGCCAAGGCCTTCCAGCACTACCGCTCCGGTTCTCAGGGTGGATCCATGGGCGGAGGGCTCGGGGACATCCTGGGTGGCCTCGGGGGCTTGCTGGGTGGGCTGCTCGGCGGCGCCAATGCTGGAGGGGGCGCCTTGGGTGGGTTGTTCGACCAGTTCCGTCAGAACGGCTACGGCGACCACGTCGACTCCTGGGTGAGCCCGGGCCAGAACCGACGGATTGCACCGGATGAACTCTCGCAGGCGCTCGGGCCGGGCACGCTCGACGAGCTGGAGCAGCAGACCGGATTGCCGCGCCAGCAACTCCTGTCCGAACTCTCGCAGGAACTGCCCGACGCGGTCGACCAGTTCACCCCGGACGGCCGCCTGCCGACGGAGCAGGAGGTCTCCGGCCGCTGGGTCTGA
- a CDS encoding M20/M25/M40 family metallo-hydrolase: MKKRVLCMAVGLLALSTASATVAVAQSPQPTNHAEVASSIIADPKFKAATAVFDRDHEKIVSELIEITEIPSPPFKEKVRAEAYRKKLADLGLSNVEIDEEGNVLAIRKGTASDGKFVAVIAHLDTVFPEGTEVKVRREGTKLMAPGIGDDAKGLTVVLAYLRAMDEAKIQTKDDILIVGSVGEEGLGDLRGVKHLFQKGKYKDKIKSALIVDGGDMETVTNGATGSKRYLVTFRGPGGHSYGAFGLVNPAFAMGEAMAQFSRTQVPSNPKTTYSIGVIGGGTSVNSIPNELWMQVDMRSVSVEELAKLEKRFLEIVDRAVDTENNARSTKEGPITVTKELVGDRPAGKTDESNDIVQAVSAVLKAYEYKPKYNTSSTDSNVPMSLGIPAVTVGRGAAGKSDRSHSLDEWVDVEKGPDVKALTAGLAMLLSVSGMTDSSL; encoded by the coding sequence ATGAAGAAGAGAGTGCTGTGCATGGCAGTTGGATTGCTTGCCTTATCAACCGCTTCGGCGACGGTAGCCGTTGCGCAAAGCCCGCAACCAACCAACCATGCTGAGGTTGCAAGCTCGATCATCGCTGATCCAAAGTTCAAAGCGGCAACCGCCGTTTTCGACCGCGATCACGAGAAGATTGTTTCTGAGCTGATCGAGATCACCGAAATTCCCTCTCCCCCCTTCAAGGAAAAGGTCAGAGCGGAAGCTTACCGGAAAAAGCTTGCAGATCTGGGCCTTTCAAACGTCGAGATCGATGAGGAAGGCAACGTGCTTGCCATCCGAAAGGGAACAGCAAGTGACGGGAAGTTTGTCGCCGTCATTGCCCATCTGGATACGGTGTTCCCGGAAGGCACTGAGGTAAAGGTCCGCCGCGAAGGCACTAAGCTCATGGCTCCCGGCATTGGCGATGACGCCAAGGGGCTCACTGTCGTTCTGGCGTATCTCAGAGCCATGGATGAGGCGAAGATCCAGACGAAAGACGATATTCTGATCGTCGGCTCTGTTGGCGAGGAAGGCCTTGGCGACCTTCGCGGCGTCAAGCATCTATTCCAGAAGGGCAAGTACAAGGACAAGATCAAGTCCGCCCTCATCGTCGACGGCGGCGACATGGAGACGGTGACCAACGGCGCGACCGGCTCGAAGCGCTACCTGGTGACGTTCCGCGGGCCTGGTGGGCACAGCTATGGCGCCTTTGGACTGGTAAACCCAGCATTCGCCATGGGCGAGGCGATGGCTCAGTTCTCCCGGACGCAAGTCCCGTCCAATCCGAAGACGACGTACAGCATCGGCGTGATCGGAGGCGGCACATCGGTCAACTCGATCCCGAATGAGCTTTGGATGCAAGTCGACATGCGGTCCGTCTCTGTCGAGGAACTGGCAAAGCTCGAAAAGCGCTTCCTCGAGATTGTCGATCGGGCTGTTGATACGGAGAACAATGCCCGCTCGACCAAAGAGGGGCCGATCACGGTCACGAAGGAACTGGTCGGCGATCGACCTGCCGGAAAAACCGACGAGAGCAATGATATTGTTCAGGCCGTCTCAGCCGTCCTGAAGGCGTATGAGTACAAGCCGAAGTACAACACCAGTTCCACCGATTCCAACGTGCCCATGAGTCTCGGGATCCCTGCTGTCACGGTCGGCCGTGGTGCCGCCGGAAAGTCAGACCGTAGCCACTCCCTTGACGAGTGGGTCGATGTCGAAAAGGGCCCCGATGTGAAGGCCTTGACCGCCGGTCTCGCGATGCTGCTTTCGGTTAGCGGAATGACCGATAGCTCATTGTAA